From Anaerohalosphaera lusitana, one genomic window encodes:
- a CDS encoding glycoside hydrolase family 78 protein, whose amino-acid sequence MRTEILLTICFCMALCGCFGNAARLTDNDGLSVGDLKCESRTDPLGIDAAAPRMSWILSSDGYGQKQTAYRILAATEPDKLKAGQADLWDSGKVESDRTFGIVYAGSELKSEIDCYWKVRVWDKDGEPSDWSGPAMWSMGLLDREDWQAEWIGFDVRDKKNGLPKVIEKASWIWTADQRGQNVPVGQCYFRKNFQVPKDFTVDRAMAYVSADNSFELNLNGLPVGQGKDWEVIKPIDISDEVQTGRNVVAVSAENVGSSANPAGLLAVIVIESDAGETLEFVTNEQWISSSTEEDGWTQVEHNTASWSASRTLGPYGCKPWGEVGTDVKELPPARYLRRSFAVQEKRIAKARLYATALGIYQMFVNGQRVTEDYFSPGWTDYEKRIYYRTYDVTDMIKQGNNAVGAILADGWFAGYVGYGGQRNHYGKKLRLLSQLHITYDDGSSQVVASGPDWKASLGPIGYADFLMGESYDARLEMPGWDTADFDDAEWRKVAVGGEEVQPKIQAAVHQPVIVFEKVKPVSVTEPKPGQYVFDMGQNFAGVVRIQINGESGQKITLRHAEWLQSDGTIYTENLRSADATDIYICKGNGEETWQPYFTFHGFQYVEVTGLDAKPDLDMLTGLALSSDTPTAGTFECSDPMVNKIQQNSVWTQRANFIDIPTDCPQRDERLGWTGDAQVYINTACYHNDVHAFFTKWLVDLEDAQRADGQFPRVAPLKVAGADGGPAWADAGVICPWTIYKMYGDERVLEKHYEAMKEFIEFRKNRCTDELLPPARFHCYGDWLNIDDNTPKDVIFMSYFAYSTDLLARTARVLGYEDDAAAYDKLFEKIKASFNEAYVAEDGKIKGDSQTAYVLAIAHDLLDEDMQKKAAEHLLRRIDENDGHLSTGFIGTKDLMLVLAKIGRNDVAYKLLHNDTFPSWGFSIKHGATSIWERWNGWTPDEGFANPGMNSFAHYSFGAVCQWMFENIGGIRTEGAGFENIVLKPRPGGELKWAKTRYDSVRGTIETDWKLDGKHFNCTVVIPPNTTAEVHMPAITKQSVQAEPFGKVISFDDGVAVLELKSGRYELQSNIAME is encoded by the coding sequence ATGCGTACGGAAATTCTTCTGACTATTTGTTTTTGTATGGCTTTGTGCGGCTGCTTCGGCAATGCAGCTCGATTAACTGATAACGACGGTCTTTCGGTCGGGGATCTGAAATGCGAATCTCGAACTGATCCTCTGGGCATCGATGCGGCAGCACCGCGTATGAGCTGGATACTGAGTTCGGATGGGTACGGTCAGAAACAGACCGCTTATCGAATACTTGCAGCGACTGAGCCGGATAAGCTGAAAGCCGGGCAGGCGGATCTGTGGGATTCGGGCAAGGTTGAAAGCGATAGGACATTTGGAATTGTTTACGCAGGTTCGGAACTTAAGTCCGAAATAGATTGCTATTGGAAGGTTCGCGTGTGGGACAAGGACGGGGAGCCGAGTGATTGGAGTGGGCCCGCAATGTGGTCGATGGGGCTTCTGGATCGGGAGGACTGGCAGGCGGAGTGGATTGGTTTTGATGTGCGGGATAAAAAGAACGGTCTGCCCAAGGTGATCGAGAAAGCAAGTTGGATATGGACGGCGGATCAGCGTGGGCAGAATGTGCCTGTGGGGCAGTGCTATTTCCGGAAGAATTTCCAAGTACCTAAAGACTTTACTGTCGATCGTGCCATGGCATACGTGTCGGCCGACAACAGTTTTGAGCTTAATCTCAATGGCCTGCCGGTCGGGCAAGGTAAAGATTGGGAAGTCATAAAACCAATCGATATCAGTGATGAAGTACAAACAGGACGGAATGTCGTTGCGGTTTCGGCAGAAAACGTGGGGAGCAGTGCTAACCCTGCCGGTCTGCTGGCAGTTATCGTTATTGAGTCGGATGCAGGCGAAACGCTGGAGTTCGTCACGAATGAACAGTGGATCTCATCCTCGACTGAAGAGGACGGCTGGACCCAAGTCGAGCACAATACGGCTAGCTGGTCGGCGTCGCGTACGCTTGGGCCTTATGGGTGCAAACCCTGGGGTGAGGTGGGCACTGACGTAAAAGAACTGCCGCCGGCCCGGTACTTAAGGAGAAGCTTCGCTGTGCAGGAAAAACGTATTGCGAAAGCGCGGCTGTACGCGACCGCATTAGGCATCTATCAGATGTTCGTTAACGGGCAGCGAGTGACTGAAGATTATTTTTCGCCAGGCTGGACCGACTACGAAAAACGCATTTATTATCGCACGTATGATGTGACTGATATGATCAAGCAGGGAAATAATGCAGTCGGTGCGATACTCGCCGACGGGTGGTTCGCAGGCTATGTGGGTTATGGCGGACAGCGAAACCATTACGGCAAGAAGTTGAGGCTGCTTTCACAACTGCATATAACTTATGATGACGGCAGTTCGCAGGTGGTTGCTTCGGGGCCGGACTGGAAAGCGTCTCTGGGGCCGATCGGGTATGCAGATTTTCTTATGGGTGAGAGTTATGACGCGAGACTGGAGATGCCGGGTTGGGATACAGCGGATTTCGATGATGCTGAGTGGCGAAAGGTCGCTGTTGGCGGTGAAGAGGTGCAGCCTAAGATTCAGGCGGCCGTTCATCAACCTGTTATCGTTTTTGAAAAGGTCAAACCGGTTTCAGTTACCGAGCCCAAACCCGGTCAGTACGTTTTCGATATGGGACAGAATTTTGCCGGTGTCGTACGGATCCAGATAAACGGCGAAAGCGGACAGAAGATCACGCTGCGCCATGCCGAATGGCTGCAATCGGACGGAACGATCTACACGGAAAATCTGCGTAGTGCTGATGCGACAGACATCTACATTTGCAAGGGTAACGGTGAAGAGACATGGCAGCCTTATTTCACGTTCCACGGATTTCAGTATGTGGAAGTTACGGGTTTGGATGCTAAGCCTGATCTGGATATGCTGACTGGTCTTGCATTGAGCAGTGATACACCGACTGCGGGGACGTTTGAATGTTCGGATCCGATGGTAAACAAGATCCAGCAGAATTCCGTATGGACCCAGAGGGCGAATTTTATTGACATACCCACTGATTGTCCGCAACGGGATGAGCGGCTGGGGTGGACGGGCGACGCACAGGTCTATATCAACACGGCCTGCTATCACAATGATGTGCATGCGTTCTTCACCAAGTGGCTGGTCGATCTCGAGGATGCGCAGCGGGCGGACGGACAGTTCCCAAGGGTGGCACCGCTCAAGGTTGCAGGCGCTGATGGCGGACCCGCTTGGGCCGATGCGGGGGTGATCTGTCCGTGGACAATATATAAGATGTACGGTGACGAGCGTGTGCTGGAGAAGCATTACGAGGCGATGAAAGAGTTTATTGAATTTCGCAAGAACCGCTGTACTGATGAACTGCTGCCGCCTGCCAGATTTCACTGTTACGGTGACTGGCTCAATATTGATGACAATACGCCGAAAGACGTTATCTTTATGTCGTACTTCGCATACAGCACCGATCTATTAGCGCGAACTGCCCGAGTGCTGGGGTATGAAGACGATGCGGCTGCTTATGACAAATTGTTTGAGAAAATCAAGGCTTCATTCAATGAGGCCTACGTTGCGGAAGACGGCAAGATCAAGGGCGACAGTCAGACGGCGTATGTGCTGGCAATCGCGCACGATCTGCTGGACGAGGATATGCAGAAGAAAGCTGCGGAGCATCTGCTAAGGCGTATCGATGAAAACGACGGACATTTGTCCACCGGCTTTATAGGAACAAAGGATCTGATGCTTGTGTTGGCGAAGATCGGTCGGAACGATGTGGCGTATAAGCTGCTTCACAATGACACGTTCCCATCGTGGGGCTTTTCCATCAAGCATGGGGCCACTTCGATCTGGGAGCGGTGGAACGGCTGGACGCCCGATGAGGGTTTTGCGAATCCGGGCATGAATTCGTTCGCGCATTATTCTTTCGGTGCGGTTTGTCAGTGGATGTTCGAGAATATAGGCGGCATCAGGACTGAGGGAGCTGGGTTTGAGAATATCGTTCTCAAGCCGCGTCCCGGCGGTGAACTGAAGTGGGCGAAGACGCGATATGATTCCGTTCGAGGAACGATCGAGACCGACTGGAAACTGGACGGCAAACATTTCAACTGTACGGTCGTGATCCCGCCGAATACAACTGCGGAGGTGCATATGCCCGCGATAACAAAACAGAGTGTTCAAGCTGAACCGTTCGGAAAAGTCATATCGTTCGATGATGGAGTGGCCGTGCTGGAGCTCAAGTCAGGACGCTATGAATTGCAGTCAAATATTGCCATGGAATGA
- a CDS encoding electron-transfer flavoprotein:ubiquinone oxidoreductase, whose amino-acid sequence MADSTNYNKVSVLVVGAGPAGLSAAITLKKQSPGTDVCVIDKAAEPGNHNLSGAVLEPGPIHELLDMAAGDWREDEEAQKLFSRKVDKDDVLFLAGKKASFSMMPAIKAAKACKIGFGQMVHEDDYIVSISSLTGYLAGVAKNVGVELMTGFAAEDILLDSTGKATGVKLVDQGRGHDGEPLPNFVPGEVVEADAVVLAEGCDGLLTEKFIEKAGLKREATQLYSIGVKENIKVTDEQYAKFTDGRVVHAMGYPIWTPVIGPAMFGGGIMYPMGDNKIAVGMIVGLDWKYYDFNPQDALERFKEHKFVKQFVDGGTVVEGGAKMIPEGGYFAIPREGSTDAIGKANTVILGDSAGFVNMNKIKGLHNAISSGLAAGKAITSKLGALDELAVEYTRLVEEAGVLDEMRTAKNFRQTVAKFGPLQGMPFSVFGGMLPKFDIEPDYEVMTSMEYRLRPDMDFDKDTFTAMADTEHREEQPSHLSILDPAKCDECGRKFERPCITFCPAGVYEMIHDVVKPANPSNCLHCKTCQRKCPFDNIRWTVPEGGGGPRYKTM is encoded by the coding sequence GTGGCTGACTCGACAAATTACAATAAGGTTTCAGTACTGGTCGTGGGGGCGGGGCCCGCGGGTCTCTCGGCCGCGATCACTCTTAAAAAACAAAGTCCTGGCACCGATGTCTGCGTGATCGACAAGGCGGCAGAACCGGGCAACCACAATCTTTCCGGTGCGGTGCTCGAACCGGGGCCTATACATGAGCTGCTAGATATGGCGGCGGGTGACTGGCGGGAGGACGAAGAGGCGCAGAAGCTGTTTTCGCGCAAGGTCGATAAGGATGACGTTCTGTTTTTGGCCGGCAAGAAGGCCTCGTTCAGCATGATGCCGGCGATCAAGGCTGCGAAGGCGTGCAAGATCGGATTCGGGCAGATGGTGCACGAGGACGACTATATCGTGTCGATCAGCAGCCTGACGGGGTATCTTGCGGGCGTTGCGAAGAACGTCGGTGTTGAGTTGATGACGGGTTTTGCGGCTGAGGACATTCTGCTCGACAGTACGGGCAAGGCGACCGGCGTGAAGCTGGTGGATCAGGGGCGGGGTCATGACGGTGAGCCGCTGCCGAATTTTGTGCCGGGTGAGGTGGTCGAGGCTGATGCGGTTGTGCTGGCGGAGGGCTGTGACGGGCTGCTTACGGAGAAGTTCATCGAGAAGGCGGGGCTGAAGCGTGAAGCGACGCAGCTTTACTCGATTGGTGTTAAGGAAAACATCAAGGTCACAGATGAGCAGTACGCAAAGTTCACCGACGGGCGGGTCGTTCATGCGATGGGCTATCCGATCTGGACGCCGGTGATCGGGCCCGCGATGTTCGGCGGCGGGATTATGTATCCGATGGGCGATAACAAGATCGCCGTGGGGATGATCGTCGGGCTAGACTGGAAATATTACGACTTCAATCCGCAGGATGCGCTGGAGCGATTTAAGGAGCATAAGTTCGTCAAGCAGTTCGTCGATGGCGGAACGGTGGTCGAAGGCGGAGCGAAGATGATCCCGGAAGGCGGATATTTTGCGATCCCGCGTGAGGGATCTACCGACGCGATCGGCAAGGCGAACACGGTCATCCTGGGCGATTCGGCGGGCTTTGTGAACATGAACAAGATCAAGGGTTTGCATAATGCGATCTCTTCGGGGCTTGCGGCGGGCAAGGCGATCACTTCGAAGCTCGGCGCTCTCGATGAGCTGGCGGTCGAGTATACCAGGCTGGTCGAAGAGGCGGGCGTGCTCGATGAAATGCGGACGGCGAAAAATTTCCGTCAGACGGTTGCGAAGTTCGGCCCGCTGCAGGGCATGCCGTTCAGCGTATTCGGTGGGATGCTGCCGAAGTTTGATATCGAGCCGGATTACGAGGTCATGACGTCGATGGAGTATCGGCTCAGGCCCGACATGGATTTTGATAAGGATACGTTCACCGCGATGGCGGATACGGAGCACCGTGAGGAACAGCCTTCGCATCTGTCGATACTGGATCCTGCGAAATGCGATGAGTGCGGACGGAAGTTTGAACGGCCCTGCATCACGTTCTGCCCGGCGGGTGTGTACGAGATGATCCACGATGTGGTCAAGCCCGCGAATCCGTCGAACTGTCTGCACTGTAAGACGTGTCAGCGGAAGTGTCCGTTTGACAACATTCGGTGGACCGTGCCCGAGGGCGGGGGCGGACCGCGGTATAAGACGATGTAA
- a CDS encoding sigma-70 family RNA polymerase sigma factor has protein sequence MAKFRNDDLKQFFTELKFAPRPKRLEQLYAARDLLAIVEEDREYPLEFVCFRVTGYRPRQILSGTLIKGDQLANDLQTFMDRLSTALKLRADEQPEPVLTIADLCEKFNVSAKTVQRWRKRGLWGCMYVFGPRKKRLGFLKSDVERFMNKNPDAAKKATQFSLVTDSEKQQIVQLARDLTADKKLSRHQVILSIVKQTGRSKETVRYILLENEEQTDSIPVFAKPSGVIRPAQASQIYKLYRQGTSIKELMEKFNRSRSSIYRLINKRRAKKIVSEKIDFIASDEFLTENARQQILGDKFELPTIGKKRILSRPQELELFRKYNYLKYLATITRTQIDFTSPRAGRLDEIEKYLDQAEQIKQLIIEANLGLVVSIAKKHTPMTGHMPDLISEGNLALMRAVEKFDYTRGYRFSTYASLAIAKDFARKIPAEITRFDKANGGPDIAEYGRDMRNIDTAHVESIERANLSLDEVISNNLTEREQFVIRNHYGLAKRKVGEKPMTLKEIGDKLGLSKERVRQIELLALQQLRHCLRPEQFDLLIG, from the coding sequence ATGGCAAAATTTCGTAACGACGATTTAAAGCAATTCTTCACCGAGCTCAAGTTCGCACCCAGACCCAAACGCCTCGAACAGCTCTACGCCGCCCGGGATCTGCTTGCCATCGTCGAAGAGGACCGCGAATACCCTCTCGAATTCGTCTGTTTTCGCGTTACCGGCTACCGGCCGCGTCAGATACTCTCCGGCACACTGATAAAAGGCGATCAGCTCGCCAACGATCTGCAGACCTTCATGGATCGTCTCAGCACCGCCCTCAAACTCCGGGCCGACGAACAGCCCGAACCCGTCCTCACGATCGCCGATCTGTGCGAAAAATTCAACGTCTCCGCAAAGACCGTTCAGCGATGGCGCAAACGCGGGCTCTGGGGCTGCATGTACGTCTTCGGCCCACGCAAAAAACGCCTCGGCTTCCTCAAGTCGGATGTCGAACGTTTCATGAATAAAAACCCCGACGCCGCGAAAAAGGCCACGCAATTCTCCCTCGTCACCGACAGCGAAAAACAGCAGATCGTCCAACTCGCCCGCGACCTTACCGCCGACAAAAAACTGAGCCGCCACCAGGTCATACTCAGCATCGTAAAACAAACCGGCCGCTCCAAAGAAACCGTCCGCTATATACTGCTCGAAAACGAAGAACAAACCGACAGCATACCCGTCTTCGCCAAACCTTCCGGCGTCATCAGACCCGCCCAGGCCTCCCAGATCTATAAGCTCTACAGGCAGGGCACCTCCATCAAGGAACTGATGGAAAAATTCAATCGCAGCCGCAGTTCCATCTACCGCCTGATCAATAAGCGCCGCGCGAAGAAGATCGTTTCCGAAAAGATCGACTTCATCGCCAGCGACGAGTTCCTCACCGAAAATGCAAGACAGCAAATTCTCGGCGACAAATTCGAACTCCCCACCATCGGCAAAAAACGCATACTCTCACGCCCCCAGGAACTAGAACTGTTCCGCAAGTACAACTACCTCAAATACCTCGCCACCATCACACGCACCCAGATCGACTTTACCAGCCCCCGCGCAGGCCGTCTCGACGAAATAGAAAAATATCTCGATCAGGCCGAACAGATCAAACAGCTCATCATCGAAGCAAACCTCGGCCTCGTTGTCAGCATCGCAAAAAAGCACACCCCCATGACGGGTCACATGCCCGATCTCATCAGCGAAGGCAACCTCGCCCTCATGCGCGCCGTCGAAAAATTCGACTACACACGCGGTTACCGCTTCAGTACCTACGCCTCGCTCGCGATCGCAAAAGATTTCGCACGTAAAATTCCCGCCGAGATCACCCGTTTCGACAAAGCCAACGGCGGCCCGGACATCGCCGAATACGGCCGCGACATGCGAAACATTGACACCGCACACGTCGAGTCCATCGAACGCGCAAACCTCAGCCTCGACGAAGTCATCTCCAACAATCTCACCGAACGCGAACAGTTCGTGATCCGCAATCATTACGGCCTTGCCAAACGCAAAGTCGGCGAAAAACCAATGACCCTCAAAGAGATCGGCGACAAACTCGGCCTCAGCAAAGAACGCGTCCGCCAGATCGAACTGCTCGCTCTCCAGCAGCTTCGTCACTGTCTCCGCCCCGAACAATTCGATCTGCTCATCGGCTAG
- a CDS encoding corrinoid protein yields the protein MADLQALADAVIKGDQKTAVDLTKSALEEGTGPGKVLEEGLIAGMNVIGTRFKANEVYIPEVLISARAMKMAMEILEPKLVEAGVEPIGKAIIGTVQGDLHDIGKNLVMMMLKGAGFNVIDLGVDVSPEKFVEQAKENGAQIVGLSALLTTTMPAMEKSVKALKDAGLDAKVIVGGAPVTQGYADKIGADGYSPDAASAVDLAKSLV from the coding sequence ATGGCAGATTTACAGGCACTCGCAGATGCGGTCATCAAGGGTGACCAGAAAACAGCAGTAGATCTTACAAAATCAGCCCTCGAAGAAGGTACCGGACCCGGCAAGGTACTCGAGGAAGGCCTTATCGCCGGCATGAACGTCATCGGAACACGGTTCAAGGCCAACGAAGTCTACATCCCAGAGGTCCTCATCTCCGCCCGCGCCATGAAAATGGCAATGGAAATCCTCGAACCCAAACTCGTTGAAGCCGGAGTAGAACCTATCGGCAAGGCCATTATCGGCACCGTCCAGGGCGATCTGCACGACATCGGCAAGAACCTCGTCATGATGATGCTCAAGGGCGCAGGATTCAACGTGATCGACCTCGGCGTGGACGTCTCACCCGAAAAATTCGTCGAGCAGGCAAAAGAAAACGGTGCCCAGATCGTCGGCCTCAGCGCATTGCTGACCACAACAATGCCCGCAATGGAAAAATCCGTCAAGGCCCTCAAAGACGCAGGTCTCGACGCAAAAGTTATTGTAGGCGGCGCTCCAGTAACGCAAGGCTACGCAGACAAGATAGGCGCAGATGGCTACAGTCCCGACGCCGCAAGCGCGGTCGATCTCGCAAAATCACTCGTTTAA
- a CDS encoding FAD-binding protein, translating to MSHYIVLVKQVPDVSQITDNAFDPKTGNLIRTRLPSVINELDAQGLAFAWKMRNLQNDPESKVICLTMGPPMAAEVLKYGLSRCADDVVLLTDRALGGADTFATANPLAYGIRKIVKDKLGGTDDYFVVSGMQSVDGDTAQVPAQIAEEMKVPCIPYATDAEYINGKFRFTRIIAGGSQVVEAHQMPAVVTVAKYEYPLFATFAASRKAERAEMTQWTAKDIGADNVGVKGSKTRVIRVFPPGKTTRKCQEVTEVKELAKLIAGAAGKGGAGEKEDKTEAGPSYVPPARRESKFDRSYEGTDKENDDFKELNRLLSEMKIEDVNKIDGKQFDEILEKSDGGFHKKALEDMLNALKSTETSYSGEVWVMAEHGEDKINSATFELTGKARELADSLGTKVGVCIAGDAVKKFTDELIHAGADKVYVIEDPLLKEFDPTVYRKAVADCVAKYDPQIVLYGATPQGRVLAPMVSYRLKCGLTADCTGLEIRDSSRKGQVAILFQTRPALGGNIMATIVTKDSECQMATAREGVMTRLEPDTSRTGEVIEHKVELKPEDQSLDIIKTEMATGQVNFEADVITAGGKGMQDRDEFDSMIDMLNGVIGDKFGVSTEKGASRAAVEQGFIDRVHQVGQTGTAVGPELYIAIGISGAIQHMIGVSNSETIVAINSDPNAPILKQCDYYMIGTADDIVPKLVEELKEA from the coding sequence ATGAGTCACTATATCGTATTGGTAAAGCAGGTTCCCGACGTTTCGCAGATCACGGACAACGCGTTCGATCCGAAAACGGGGAACCTGATCCGCACCCGGCTGCCTAGCGTAATCAATGAGCTGGATGCACAGGGGTTGGCGTTCGCTTGGAAGATGCGGAATCTGCAGAACGATCCTGAGTCGAAAGTTATATGCCTGACGATGGGGCCGCCGATGGCAGCGGAGGTGCTCAAGTACGGGTTGAGCAGATGTGCCGATGATGTGGTGCTGCTGACGGACCGGGCGCTGGGCGGAGCGGATACGTTTGCGACAGCGAATCCGCTGGCATATGGCATACGCAAGATCGTCAAGGACAAGCTGGGCGGGACGGATGATTATTTCGTCGTATCCGGTATGCAGTCGGTGGACGGGGACACGGCTCAGGTGCCTGCCCAGATCGCTGAAGAGATGAAGGTGCCCTGTATACCGTACGCGACCGATGCGGAATATATCAACGGCAAGTTCAGATTCACACGGATCATCGCAGGCGGGAGCCAGGTGGTGGAAGCGCATCAGATGCCCGCGGTTGTGACGGTGGCGAAATACGAGTATCCGCTGTTCGCAACGTTCGCGGCGAGCCGAAAAGCTGAGCGGGCGGAGATGACGCAGTGGACTGCCAAGGACATCGGCGCGGACAACGTCGGCGTGAAAGGTTCTAAGACGCGTGTGATCAGGGTGTTCCCGCCGGGCAAGACGACGCGGAAGTGTCAGGAAGTGACGGAAGTTAAAGAGCTGGCGAAGCTGATCGCGGGCGCCGCGGGTAAAGGCGGTGCAGGCGAGAAGGAGGACAAAACTGAAGCCGGGCCTTCATATGTGCCGCCGGCCAGGCGCGAGAGTAAATTCGACCGCTCTTATGAGGGGACGGACAAGGAGAACGACGATTTCAAGGAACTTAATCGGCTGCTGTCTGAGATGAAGATCGAGGACGTGAATAAGATCGACGGTAAGCAGTTCGACGAGATACTCGAAAAGAGTGACGGCGGTTTTCACAAGAAGGCGCTGGAGGACATGCTCAACGCACTCAAGAGCACCGAGACGAGTTACTCAGGCGAAGTGTGGGTGATGGCTGAGCATGGCGAGGATAAGATCAACTCGGCGACGTTCGAGCTGACGGGCAAGGCTCGTGAGCTGGCGGATTCGCTGGGTACGAAGGTGGGCGTTTGCATTGCGGGCGACGCGGTCAAGAAGTTTACGGACGAGCTGATACACGCGGGGGCGGATAAGGTCTATGTGATCGAGGACCCGCTGCTGAAGGAATTCGATCCGACGGTATACCGCAAGGCGGTTGCGGATTGTGTTGCGAAGTATGATCCGCAGATCGTGCTGTATGGCGCGACGCCGCAGGGCCGGGTGCTGGCTCCGATGGTTTCGTATCGGCTCAAGTGCGGGCTGACGGCGGACTGTACGGGGCTGGAGATCCGCGACAGCAGCAGGAAGGGGCAGGTTGCGATACTGTTCCAGACGCGGCCGGCGCTGGGTGGTAATATCATGGCGACCATCGTGACGAAGGACAGCGAATGTCAGATGGCGACGGCGCGCGAGGGCGTAATGACTCGGCTGGAGCCGGACACTTCGCGGACGGGTGAGGTGATCGAGCACAAGGTAGAACTCAAGCCCGAGGATCAGAGCCTGGACATCATTAAGACGGAGATGGCAACTGGGCAGGTCAATTTCGAGGCGGATGTTATCACGGCTGGCGGCAAGGGTATGCAGGACCGCGATGAGTTCGACAGCATGATCGACATGCTCAACGGCGTGATCGGCGATAAGTTCGGCGTGTCAACGGAAAAAGGCGCAAGCCGTGCAGCGGTAGAACAGGGCTTCATCGACAGGGTGCACCAGGTCGGACAGACGGGAACAGCGGTGGGGCCCGAGCTTTACATCGCGATCGGCATCAGCGGAGCGATACAGCATATGATCGGCGTTTCGAACAGCGAGACGATCGTGGCGATCAACTCGGATCCGAACGCACCGATCCTGAAACAATGCGATTACTACATGATCGGAACGGCTGATGATATCGTACCGAAACTGGTTGAAGAATTGAAAGAGGCGTAA